TCATGACGATCTGTGCAATCCATCATAGGAGCAACTGATACTTTCCTATTCATGGTATAACTTTATATTATTTTTTTAAGAGTTTGAAGCTTCAGTGTCGTCTGAAGATACGTCTGCTTCTTGATTTTCTGACTCTGATACTTCATCTAAAGAAACTTCTCCTTGATCATTCATCGTTTCTTCGCCTACGGAATTATCAACGTCTGCTGTAGCTGTTTCAGATAGTTCAGCTAAATCTTCTTTTGTTACTTGAATTTTTTCTGGAGTTTTTCTTGCTCGTTTAGATGGTAAAATTGGAGTACCACTTTTTGAAATTTCTCCTTTATATAGATTTTCAAAATCATCACCTATTTCTTCATCATCCTCTGCACTATCATCAACTTGTTCAACATGTTTTCTAAGTTTGTAAACAGCACTATCAGTTAAATCTGAAACTTTAATTTTCTCTTCTGCAATTTCTCTTAATGAAATAACTGTATTTTTATCGTTATCTCTATCAATTGTTGGTTCTATTCCTGCATTTAATTGAGTGGCTCTTTCTTTAGCAACTAGTACTAATTCATAAGGGCTCTCTACTTTATCTATGCAGTCTTCTACGGTTACTCTTGCCATGCGGAGTATCTACACAGTGAGTCTTTAAAAATCAAGGGCTATTTTATAAATAATTAGGATTTAGCTTATTTTTAACCAAATAAAGAAGAATAATTGAACCAAAGATATAAGTTCCTGAAACAACGGCTATCTGTTCAATTGAAAAGCCAATATCAATCAGAAAGCCAAATAGTGCTGTACCAAATGCTGTTGAAAATACCATCAATGCTGTTGTTAAAGCCTTTATTGAGCCAATATATTTAACACCATAAATCTCAGCCCAAGTTGAGGAACCAAGTACGTTTGCCAAACCATTGGTGACGCCTACCAAACCGAAAAATACAAAAGAAGACAGCGGTGCATTAAAATAGTAGAGAACTACAGTACCAAAAAGAAGTGGGATATTCATATAGATTAATAATTTTCTACTAGAAAATTTATCAATTAAAAAACCAGATATAAAAAGAGTAATTACTGATAAAATAGAGTAAGCCATAAATGATTGTGCAATCACATAAGGTCCCCACTCTTTAGAAGAGGATATAAATGACTGATA
Above is a genomic segment from Candidatus Pelagibacter sp. FZCC0015 containing:
- the rpoZ gene encoding DNA-directed RNA polymerase subunit omega, yielding MARVTVEDCIDKVESPYELVLVAKERATQLNAGIEPTIDRDNDKNTVISLREIAEEKIKVSDLTDSAVYKLRKHVEQVDDSAEDDEEIGDDFENLYKGEISKSGTPILPSKRARKTPEKIQVTKEDLAELSETATADVDNSVGEETMNDQGEVSLDEVSESENQEADVSSDDTEASNS